In the Chroococcidiopsis sp. SAG 2025 genome, one interval contains:
- a CDS encoding YvcK family protein, which translates to MPFNTPKRILKYFRQDSRAVTPYRVNQWFKWLSPGLSIKRWLLISASGVCFVGLGLAIWIKLTPIFYAIQLVEGFLNKVTTILPSYISGPLVLLLGFLLILWGQSRTVGSITEVFRTDGDEELIDLLLNYRRLNRGPKIVVVGGGTGLSTLLRGLKTYSANITAVVTVADDGGSSGRLRREIGVLPPGDIRSCLAALASEEKLLTELFQYRFKAGDGLVGHSFGNLFLTAMSDITGDLEQAIAASSKVLAVRGQVLPATLSDMRLWAELADGRRIEGESNITHAKGSIIRLGCTPTNPPALPKALQAIEEADFIVIGPGSLYTSIIPNLLVPEIAAAIAKRCQKGSPPIPCIYVCNIMTQPGETQGYSVADHIRAIDRACGRHLFSAVLVQKQSPSETSLIRYAQESSHPVFLDREEVAQLKRRIILANVMDEDEQGLVRHDPQRLAGVLFRWYSRASKMRG; encoded by the coding sequence ATGCCTTTTAATACTCCTAAACGAATTCTCAAGTATTTTCGGCAGGACTCCCGCGCTGTCACTCCCTATCGCGTAAACCAATGGTTTAAGTGGTTATCTCCTGGTTTATCAATCAAGCGCTGGTTATTAATTAGTGCTAGTGGAGTCTGTTTTGTTGGTTTAGGTTTGGCAATCTGGATTAAACTAACACCAATTTTTTATGCAATTCAATTAGTTGAAGGGTTCCTAAATAAGGTTACAACTATTTTACCTAGCTATATTAGCGGTCCTTTAGTTTTGTTATTGGGCTTTTTGTTAATTCTCTGGGGGCAATCTCGAACCGTAGGTTCAATTACTGAGGTATTCCGCACAGATGGCGATGAAGAACTAATCGATTTACTGTTGAACTATCGCCGCTTAAACCGAGGACCAAAAATTGTGGTTGTGGGTGGTGGTACGGGGCTATCAACGCTATTAAGGGGATTGAAAACATACAGTGCTAACATTACTGCTGTTGTCACCGTAGCGGACGATGGCGGTTCCTCTGGAAGGTTGCGTCGCGAAATCGGCGTTTTACCCCCAGGGGATATTCGTAGTTGCCTAGCAGCGCTAGCGTCAGAAGAAAAATTATTGACAGAACTATTTCAGTATCGCTTCAAAGCTGGAGATGGATTAGTCGGACACAGTTTTGGCAATTTATTTTTGACCGCTATGAGCGATATTACTGGAGATTTGGAACAGGCGATCGCGGCAAGTTCCAAAGTCCTCGCCGTCAGGGGTCAAGTGTTGCCAGCAACTCTCAGCGATATGCGTTTGTGGGCAGAATTAGCTGACGGTCGCCGGATAGAAGGGGAGTCTAATATCACTCATGCTAAGGGTAGTATTATCAGACTCGGTTGCACTCCTACCAATCCCCCAGCACTACCCAAAGCCTTGCAAGCGATCGAGGAAGCAGACTTTATTGTTATTGGTCCTGGCAGTCTTTACACTAGTATCATTCCTAATTTGTTAGTACCAGAAATCGCCGCCGCGATCGCCAAACGGTGTCAAAAGGGTAGTCCTCCGATTCCCTGTATCTACGTCTGCAATATCATGACTCAACCTGGTGAAACTCAAGGCTATTCTGTTGCAGATCACATTCGCGCGATCGATCGCGCCTGCGGACGACATTTATTTAGTGCTGTACTCGTACAAAAGCAATCTCCCTCAGAAACTAGCTTAATCCGCTACGCTCAAGAAAGTTCTCATCCTGTCTTTCTCGATCGCGAAGAAGTAGCACAATTAAAGCGACGAATTATCCTTGCTAACGTGATGGATGAAGACGAACAAGGTTTAGTACGTCACGATCCGCAGCGCTTGGCAGGAGTGCTATTTCGCTGGTACAGTCGGGCGAGTAAGATGAGAGGATGA
- the ruvC gene encoding crossover junction endodeoxyribonuclease RuvC: MEKRLEKRILGLDPGLAILGFGAICTPVGDPIATATSLKSAPIPTPAIATSVKLLDFGIIQTAAKNEIGSRLCTIYEDLHTILQEWQPDLVAIEKLFFYRMASTISVAQARGVLMLVLAQHNIPYIEFTPAQIKQALTGWGNADKRDVQLAVARELNLDYIPQPDDAADALAVALTAWFQV; the protein is encoded by the coding sequence CTGGAAAAACGCCTAGAAAAACGGATTCTGGGATTAGATCCCGGGCTAGCAATTTTAGGCTTCGGTGCTATTTGTACGCCAGTAGGAGATCCGATCGCAACAGCAACTTCATTAAAGTCTGCCCCAATTCCGACCCCAGCGATCGCCACTTCGGTCAAGTTGCTAGACTTTGGCATAATTCAAACTGCTGCTAAAAACGAGATCGGTAGCCGACTTTGTACGATTTATGAAGATTTACATACCATACTTCAAGAATGGCAACCGGACTTAGTAGCAATTGAAAAGCTGTTCTTTTACCGCATGGCTAGTACTATTTCCGTAGCTCAAGCACGGGGAGTTTTAATGCTTGTCCTAGCCCAGCACAACATCCCCTACATCGAGTTTACTCCCGCCCAAATTAAGCAAGCGCTGACGGGGTGGGGCAATGCTGATAAACGCGATGTCCAACTCGCAGTAGCCCGCGAATTAAATCTAGACTACATTCCTCAGCCAGACGACGCTGCCGATGCTTTAGCAGTAGCCTTAACTGCATGGTTTCAAGTGTAG
- a CDS encoding FtsX-like permease family protein, whose translation MVSLARKNLLEDIPRFLVAQAGIMFAVSLVTIQTGIFNGFTRSAAQLIYNANADIWVTSDTLVQPELSLPLPATTLDQAQEVAGVARAEALIFKSAVWRHSSSDINLVRVIGFDPQGQLFNPNNLIQGSRQALQQPYTAIADTSTLRSLNVSKVGDLAELGSLPVRLVGLTQGNRSITSNPFVFTSLENANAYATGGQNARLSCKLQAGSEDIQCTSIPTNQKQSPQAKPRQLAASDTISFILIRAQSGQDLQQLKQRLETAIPNTTAYTQAELIEKTQQFWQRRTGVGFILGLGATVGIIVGGIIVGQILYSSVSDHLREFGTLKAMGASDWTIYGVIIEQSLWMAVLGYIPGIVLCFGVGAWTFATQGITILITPATAIAVFGITVAICVGSAIFAIQKVTRVDPAIVFKA comes from the coding sequence ATGGTTTCACTCGCTCGTAAAAACCTGCTGGAAGATATTCCTCGCTTTTTGGTAGCGCAAGCAGGAATTATGTTCGCTGTGAGCCTGGTAACTATTCAAACAGGAATATTCAATGGATTCACGCGATCGGCGGCACAGTTAATATATAATGCCAATGCTGATATTTGGGTAACTTCTGATACATTAGTCCAGCCAGAACTCAGCTTGCCGCTACCAGCAACAACACTAGACCAAGCTCAGGAGGTGGCAGGAGTAGCACGCGCTGAAGCACTGATTTTTAAGAGTGCTGTTTGGCGACATTCTAGCAGCGATATCAATTTGGTGCGGGTGATTGGTTTCGATCCGCAAGGACAACTATTTAACCCCAACAATTTGATCCAGGGTAGTAGGCAAGCTTTGCAACAACCTTACACCGCGATCGCCGACACTAGCACGTTGCGATCGCTAAATGTTAGCAAAGTTGGCGATCTGGCAGAACTTGGTTCTCTACCAGTGCGTTTAGTAGGCTTAACTCAAGGCAATCGCTCGATTACTTCTAATCCTTTTGTTTTCACGTCTTTAGAAAATGCCAATGCTTATGCAACTGGCGGTCAGAATGCTAGGCTGTCCTGTAAGTTGCAGGCTGGTTCGGAAGACATTCAATGTACGAGCATACCAACAAATCAGAAACAAAGTCCTCAAGCTAAACCGCGTCAGCTAGCAGCTTCAGACACGATTTCCTTTATTTTAATTCGCGCTCAATCTGGGCAAGATCTGCAACAGCTCAAGCAGAGATTAGAAACAGCTATTCCCAATACCACTGCATATACTCAAGCTGAGTTGATCGAGAAAACGCAGCAGTTTTGGCAGCGACGAACGGGCGTTGGCTTTATTTTGGGGTTGGGTGCAACTGTAGGCATTATCGTAGGGGGCATCATTGTGGGTCAAATTCTCTATTCTTCCGTATCCGACCATTTGCGGGAGTTTGGCACGCTTAAGGCAATGGGGGCATCAGATTGGACTATCTATGGCGTAATTATCGAACAATCACTTTGGATGGCGGTTTTAGGCTACATCCCAGGTATAGTTCTTTGCTTTGGGGTCGGTGCATGGACTTTTGCAACGCAAGGTATAACGATCTTGATTACCCCTGCTACGGCGATCGCTGTGTTTGGCATTACGGTAGCAATTTGTGTCGGTTCGGCAATCTTTGCTATTCAAAAGGTAACGCGGGTCGATCCGGCAATCGTCTTCAAGGCATAA
- a CDS encoding ABC transporter ATP-binding protein — protein sequence MTASLINFATAIKPSVKHRKRSAESNCSANIPESSAIVAKGIEMAFQSGQQQYPVLKGIDLEIRAGDIQLLMGPSGSGKTTLLSILAGLLTPTEGCVYLLGKEITRMSREKLAKFRLHNIGFIFQGFNLFPALTAAENVELVLNYKGINGAIAQKQARTLLEQVGLGAQVNQKPSDLSGGQKQRVAIARALAGNPKLIMADEPTAALDSQSGHNVIQLLRNLAKEQGCTVLMVTHDPRIIDVADRVSYLEDGMLKQK from the coding sequence ATGACAGCTTCTTTAATCAATTTCGCCACTGCAATTAAGCCTTCAGTCAAGCACCGCAAAAGATCGGCGGAATCGAACTGTAGCGCAAATATTCCAGAATCCTCAGCCATTGTCGCCAAAGGCATAGAAATGGCATTTCAGTCAGGACAACAGCAGTATCCCGTGCTGAAGGGTATCGATCTCGAAATTCGAGCTGGTGATATTCAATTACTTATGGGACCATCCGGTTCGGGTAAGACAACTTTGCTATCAATCTTGGCAGGATTGCTCACGCCAACAGAAGGATGCGTTTACCTACTCGGCAAAGAAATTACTAGAATGTCCCGCGAAAAGCTGGCAAAATTTAGATTACATAATATTGGTTTTATCTTCCAAGGTTTTAACTTATTTCCGGCGCTGACGGCAGCAGAAAATGTCGAGTTAGTGCTGAACTATAAGGGTATTAATGGTGCGATCGCCCAAAAACAAGCGCGAACTTTGCTAGAACAAGTAGGATTGGGGGCGCAGGTGAATCAAAAACCCAGCGATCTATCCGGCGGACAAAAACAGCGAGTCGCGATCGCCCGTGCTTTGGCTGGTAATCCCAAATTGATTATGGCAGACGAACCAACGGCAGCTTTAGATTCTCAAAGCGGTCATAACGTAATTCAGTTACTCCGCAATTTGGCAAAAGAGCAAGGTTGCACAGTCTTGATGGTGACGCACGACCCCAGAATTATTGATGTTGCCGATCGCGTCAGTTATTTAGAAGATGGGATGTTAAAGCAGAAGTAG
- a CDS encoding NAD-dependent epimerase/dehydratase family protein, whose translation MKALVTGANGFTGSHLVRALTQRGDTVVGLVRKSSDLSRLADCPIELVYGDISDRHALRAAMAGVDVVFHTAAYVELGIVDATKMERVNVEGTHAILDVAQELKVGKVVYCSTVGIYGDTQGKVIDETFNRTQTDFSSAYDVTKYKAQKLADQFAAQGLPVVSVMPSGIFGSDDPHFGPVLKQFLKGGLKLWAGGDRITGIVHVDDLVEAMLLAAQKGKAGEHFIISAGDLPTKEMFQIISQESGIPVPKEAPKSLVKLVGNILDPIGRLLKWQPPLSRERVHYVYDRCVRVDATKARKELGWQPRSVEEVLRQIVRELT comes from the coding sequence ATGAAAGCACTAGTTACTGGCGCTAACGGTTTTACAGGTTCTCATTTAGTCCGTGCTTTAACCCAACGAGGAGATACTGTTGTTGGTTTGGTACGCAAGTCTAGCGATCTTTCCCGTCTGGCTGACTGCCCCATAGAGCTAGTTTACGGAGATATTAGCGATCGCCATGCTCTGCGCGCTGCTATGGCTGGTGTAGACGTGGTGTTTCACACGGCGGCTTATGTGGAATTGGGCATAGTCGATGCAACTAAGATGGAACGGGTCAACGTAGAAGGAACCCACGCCATCTTAGATGTTGCCCAAGAATTAAAAGTAGGGAAAGTCGTTTACTGCAGCACTGTCGGAATTTACGGTGATACTCAGGGAAAAGTTATTGACGAAACTTTTAATCGCACTCAAACTGACTTTTCCTCTGCTTATGACGTGACTAAATACAAAGCACAAAAGTTAGCCGACCAATTTGCTGCCCAAGGTTTACCTGTAGTTAGTGTTATGCCTTCGGGAATTTTTGGCTCTGACGATCCTCATTTCGGACCCGTACTGAAACAATTTCTCAAAGGCGGACTGAAATTATGGGCTGGAGGCGATCGCATTACGGGTATCGTTCATGTCGATGACTTGGTAGAAGCGATGCTTTTAGCTGCCCAAAAAGGCAAAGCTGGCGAACATTTCATTATCTCTGCCGGAGATTTGCCCACGAAGGAAATGTTTCAAATTATCTCCCAAGAGTCAGGAATTCCCGTTCCCAAGGAAGCACCCAAATCTCTTGTAAAGCTTGTCGGTAATATTCTCGATCCAATCGGCAGATTGTTGAAATGGCAACCTCCCCTCAGCCGCGAACGAGTTCATTACGTCTACGATCGCTGCGTCCGTGTCGATGCTACCAAGGCGAGAAAAGAGTTAGGATGGCAACCGCGATCGGTGGAAGAGGTATTGCGTCAAATTGTTCGAGAATTAACGTAG
- a CDS encoding aminotransferase class I/II-fold pyridoxal phosphate-dependent enzyme has product MQVVKEYVQRLYDSGLAPDEFICHRRQGNLVEIEEGATGKRQNVLTFCTNDVLGLVQNEAVQQAAIDAILQYGTSNSGTSVLNGRIDLHRQLEAEISAFKHLPHTQLFLNAWMAMQALMDAFCHLAIPVPGFQNTRETLILTDVLNHGCIVSAVVNAGTRSGKVFSHSPRVRVKAYRHCDTEDLERKLYRYARPDDRIMVVSDAVFSMDGDIAPLPDMLDVLQNYEGSVLVMDEAHASGAIGDTGRGIYEYFGLTPQNAIARGIVPLIMTTFSKFAASAGAAISSPVAELIPLMNFSPTSIGTISLPAPTAAAALESIRQVRQNPELVQQLQAKTKYLRSRLAKHDFEALGETNVVPVVLPTECNPKYFARQLMQEHGIWASAIWYIAKPRLRITVNALHTEEDMDRLVEGMVAIRDTIYKPMISA; this is encoded by the coding sequence GTGCAAGTAGTCAAAGAGTACGTTCAGCGCTTATATGACAGCGGGCTAGCCCCCGACGAGTTCATTTGTCATCGCCGTCAGGGTAATTTAGTTGAAATCGAAGAAGGAGCAACGGGCAAGCGGCAAAATGTCTTGACATTCTGCACCAATGATGTATTGGGACTAGTACAGAACGAAGCCGTGCAGCAAGCGGCAATTGATGCGATTTTGCAATACGGTACTTCTAATAGTGGAACTTCAGTTTTAAACGGGCGCATTGACTTACACCGTCAACTAGAAGCAGAGATTTCTGCCTTTAAGCATCTGCCCCACACCCAGCTATTTTTAAATGCTTGGATGGCAATGCAAGCCCTGATGGATGCTTTCTGCCATCTCGCCATTCCCGTACCCGGATTTCAAAATACGAGAGAGACTCTGATCCTGACTGACGTACTCAACCACGGCTGTATTGTCTCGGCTGTTGTCAATGCCGGGACTCGCTCTGGCAAAGTCTTCAGCCACAGCCCCCGCGTCCGCGTCAAAGCCTATCGTCACTGCGATACTGAAGACTTGGAGCGGAAACTATATCGCTATGCCCGTCCCGATGACAGAATCATGGTAGTGTCCGATGCTGTCTTCTCAATGGATGGTGACATTGCCCCTCTACCAGATATGCTTGACGTGCTGCAAAACTATGAAGGTAGCGTGCTGGTTATGGATGAGGCGCACGCTAGCGGCGCGATTGGAGACACGGGAAGGGGGATTTACGAGTATTTTGGGTTGACTCCTCAAAATGCGATCGCACGGGGGATCGTGCCGTTGATTATGACCACATTTTCTAAGTTTGCGGCTTCGGCTGGGGCAGCAATTAGCAGTCCTGTGGCTGAATTGATCCCGTTGATGAATTTCTCTCCCACCTCCATTGGAACGATTTCTTTACCCGCACCTACCGCTGCTGCTGCTTTGGAAAGCATTCGTCAAGTGCGCCAAAATCCCGAACTGGTACAACAACTACAAGCAAAAACAAAATATTTGCGATCGCGTTTGGCTAAGCATGATTTTGAAGCTTTGGGCGAAACCAACGTCGTCCCCGTCGTGTTACCCACTGAATGCAATCCGAAATACTTTGCCCGTCAATTAATGCAAGAACATGGCATCTGGGCATCGGCAATTTGGTATATTGCTAAGCCACGTTTGCGGATCACCGTTAATGCCTTGCACACCGAAGAGGATATGGATCGGTTAGTAGAAGGAATGGTAGCAATTCGGGATACGATCTACAAACCCATGATCAGCGCCTAG